A single window of Salvia splendens isolate huo1 chromosome 8, SspV2, whole genome shotgun sequence DNA harbors:
- the LOC121745616 gene encoding uncharacterized protein LOC121745616 isoform X5, translating to MGNAIQPVSAALEEGKDEHNLTNNPSGADLTNNPSGDNLNNNPSGADDGSWTHGACSYEEEIMSLPFNSLGYDQFCGRDIQEDCYSYNPNLNCTADPKVDKNWTDKSESCTKYEMLPPELSMRGDGADCLTTSAVTSMEYGELDMNLSPPMCETATGYPIKNHGAEAQSSRISRFQMSGQFSSSSTSLLPLVENFGARANKNVQDFLTLGTGEFRPNRNFSIQEISNTLKEASSQCNDPITGPHQRNLTTQLAGADARILTHAGGFSRSNNTSYAPKFPSEDQEVSSRFNNSTVKNFPKNASSLHRLSGGDSRIQTSAGELEGFAKDLLNIAHLEGEAATVQLQPNAGGLSRLTHSRMPTGIEDGVFGETGFRLNSDPFPSLHTLQPNTPTMAPSKCYTSVCQPSSMPLSSGSTLPSQPNCGSQPQITSTHLACQPISWKHDHSRKNSINVPSISSRHYNLDRAKPRSTSHVQPGNLSPAVEGARTGVAKIGSFTSSVQPAVLLKSRPERAWVAGRKGRDRRRPIVGGWVEIQGSPLGRLGRAAGASSWVDRLGRAAGRRRSSAMAAQKWVCENEERRRDENEERRRGMKREEGGLPRQKF from the exons ATGGGAAATGCCATTCAACCTGTATCTGCTGCTTTGGAGGAAGGGAAAGATGAACATAATCTAACTAACAACCCAAGTGGAGCTGATCTGACTAACAACCCAAGTGGAGATAATCTAAATAACAACCCAAGTGGAGCTGATGATGGGAGCTGGACTCATGGCGCTTGTAGTTATGAAGAGGAAATTATGTCCCTCCCATTTAATTCACTTGGCTATGATCAGTTTTGTGGACGTGATATACAAGAAGATTGTTACTCTTACAATCCTAATCTGAATTGCACAGCAGATCCTAAGGTAGATAAAAACTGGACTGACAAGTCTGAGTCCTGCACAAAATATGAAATGCTGCCTCCAGAACTGAGCATGAGAGGAGATGGTGCAGATTGTCTGACGACCTCAGCTGTCACATCCATGGAGTATGGTGAATTAGACATGAACCTCTCCCCACCAATGTGTGAGACTGCAACAGGTTATCCAATAAAGAATCATGGAGCAGAAGCTCAAAGTAGTAGAATTAGTAGGTTCCAGATGAGTGGACAGTTCTCTTCTTCAAGCACATCTTTGTTGCCACTTGTGGAAAATTTTGGTGCAAGAGCAAATAAAAATGTCCAGGATTTTCTTACTCTTGGAACTGGAGAGTTCAGACCAAATAGGAATTTCAGTATCCAAGAAATTTCCAATACATTGAAGGAGGCCTCTTCCCAATGTAACGATCCTATTACCGGACCCCACCAAAGGAACCTCACTACTCAATTGGCAGGTGCAGATGCTAGGATCCTTACTCATGCTGGCGGGTTTTCAAGATCTAACAATACTTCCTATGCCCCAAAATTTCCAAGTGAAGATCAGGAGGTTTCTTCTCGATTTAATAATTCTACCGTTAAAAACTTCCCGAAGAATGCCTCAAGTTTGCATCGCCTGTCAGGTGGGGATTCAAGGATCCAAACTAGTGCTGGTGAACTTGAAGGGTTTGCTAAGGACCTGTTGAACATTGCTCATTTGGAAGGTGAGGCTGCAACTGTGCAATTGCAACCTAATGCTGGTGGATTATCAAGATTGACACATAGTAGGATGCCCACAGGTATTGAAGATGGGGTTTTTGGAGAAACAGGGTTCAGGCTGAATTCCGATCCATTCCCCAGTCTTCACACTCTGCAACCTAATACACCTACTATGGCCCCATCAAAATGTTATACATCGGTGTGTCAACCATCTTCAATGCCATTGTCATCTGGAAGCACTTTACCATCGCAACCTAATTGTGGTTCACAGCCGCAAATAACGTCCACACATTTGGCATGTCAACCTATATCATGGAAACATGATCACTCTAGGAAGAATTCCATTAATGTGCCATCCATAAGTTCCCGACATTACAATTTGGACAGGGCCAAACCGAGATCCACCAGCCATGTACAACCAG GAAATCTTAGCCCTGCAGTAGAAGGTGCAAGAACAGGAGTTGCCAAAATTGGTTCTTTCACATCAAGTGTTCAACCAGCAG TGTTGTTAAAATCGCGCCCCGAGCGCGCTTGGGTCGCGGGTCGCAAGGGTCGAGACCGAcgtcgccccattgtgggtgggTGGGTCGAGATTCAGGGGTCGCCACTGGGGCGGCTGGGGCGAGCGGCTGGGGCGAGCAGCTGGGTCGATCGGCTGGGGCGAGcggctggaagaagaagatcgtCGGCCATGGCAGCTCAGAAATGGGTCTGTGAGAATGAAGAGAGACGAAGGGATGAgaatgaagagagaagaaggggaatgaagagagaagaagggggTTTACCGagacaaaaattttaa
- the LOC121745616 gene encoding uncharacterized protein LOC121745616 isoform X6, which produces MGNAIQPVSAALEEGKDEHNLTNNPSGADLTNNPSGDNLNNNPSGADDGSWTHGACSYEEEIMSLPFNSLGYDQFCGRDIQEDCYSYNPNLNCTADPKVDKNWTDKSESCTKYEMLPPELSMRGDGADCLTTSAVTSMEYGELDMNLSPPMCETATGYPIKNHGAEAQSSRISRFQMSGQFSSSSTSLLPLVENFGARANKNVQDFLTLGTGEFRPNRNFSIQEISNTLKEASSQCNDPITGPHQRNLTTQLAGADARILTHAGGFSRSNNTSYAPKFPSEDQEVSSRFNNSTVKNFPKNASSLHRLSGGDSRIQTSAGELEGFAKDLLNIAHLEGEAATVQLQPNAGGLSRLTHSRMPTGIEDGVFGETGFRLNSDPFPSLHTLQPNTPTMAPSKCYTSVCQPSSMPLSSGSTLPSQPNCGSQPQITSTHLACQPISWKHDHSRKNSINVPSISSRHYNLDRAKPRSTSHVQPGNLSPAVEGARTGVAKIGSFTSSVQPAVLHVMISVVKIAPRARLGRGSQGSRPTSPHCGWVGRDSGVATGAAGASGWGEQLGRSAGASGWKKKIVGHGSSEMGL; this is translated from the exons ATGGGAAATGCCATTCAACCTGTATCTGCTGCTTTGGAGGAAGGGAAAGATGAACATAATCTAACTAACAACCCAAGTGGAGCTGATCTGACTAACAACCCAAGTGGAGATAATCTAAATAACAACCCAAGTGGAGCTGATGATGGGAGCTGGACTCATGGCGCTTGTAGTTATGAAGAGGAAATTATGTCCCTCCCATTTAATTCACTTGGCTATGATCAGTTTTGTGGACGTGATATACAAGAAGATTGTTACTCTTACAATCCTAATCTGAATTGCACAGCAGATCCTAAGGTAGATAAAAACTGGACTGACAAGTCTGAGTCCTGCACAAAATATGAAATGCTGCCTCCAGAACTGAGCATGAGAGGAGATGGTGCAGATTGTCTGACGACCTCAGCTGTCACATCCATGGAGTATGGTGAATTAGACATGAACCTCTCCCCACCAATGTGTGAGACTGCAACAGGTTATCCAATAAAGAATCATGGAGCAGAAGCTCAAAGTAGTAGAATTAGTAGGTTCCAGATGAGTGGACAGTTCTCTTCTTCAAGCACATCTTTGTTGCCACTTGTGGAAAATTTTGGTGCAAGAGCAAATAAAAATGTCCAGGATTTTCTTACTCTTGGAACTGGAGAGTTCAGACCAAATAGGAATTTCAGTATCCAAGAAATTTCCAATACATTGAAGGAGGCCTCTTCCCAATGTAACGATCCTATTACCGGACCCCACCAAAGGAACCTCACTACTCAATTGGCAGGTGCAGATGCTAGGATCCTTACTCATGCTGGCGGGTTTTCAAGATCTAACAATACTTCCTATGCCCCAAAATTTCCAAGTGAAGATCAGGAGGTTTCTTCTCGATTTAATAATTCTACCGTTAAAAACTTCCCGAAGAATGCCTCAAGTTTGCATCGCCTGTCAGGTGGGGATTCAAGGATCCAAACTAGTGCTGGTGAACTTGAAGGGTTTGCTAAGGACCTGTTGAACATTGCTCATTTGGAAGGTGAGGCTGCAACTGTGCAATTGCAACCTAATGCTGGTGGATTATCAAGATTGACACATAGTAGGATGCCCACAGGTATTGAAGATGGGGTTTTTGGAGAAACAGGGTTCAGGCTGAATTCCGATCCATTCCCCAGTCTTCACACTCTGCAACCTAATACACCTACTATGGCCCCATCAAAATGTTATACATCGGTGTGTCAACCATCTTCAATGCCATTGTCATCTGGAAGCACTTTACCATCGCAACCTAATTGTGGTTCACAGCCGCAAATAACGTCCACACATTTGGCATGTCAACCTATATCATGGAAACATGATCACTCTAGGAAGAATTCCATTAATGTGCCATCCATAAGTTCCCGACATTACAATTTGGACAGGGCCAAACCGAGATCCACCAGCCATGTACAACCAG GAAATCTTAGCCCTGCAGTAGAAGGTGCAAGAACAGGAGTTGCCAAAATTGGTTCTTTCACATCAAGTGTTCAACCAGCAG TTTTACATGTCATGATCAGTGTTGTTAAAATCGCGCCCCGAGCGCGCTTGGGTCGCGGGTCGCAAGGGTCGAGACCGAcgtcgccccattgtgggtgggTGGGTCGAGATTCAGGGGTCGCCACTGGGGCGGCTGGGGCGAGCGGCTGGGGCGAGCAGCTGGGTCGATCGGCTGGGGCGAGcggctggaagaagaagatcgtCGGCCATGGCAGCTCAGAAATGGGTCTGTGA